CACATAACTCTTGACACGACCACGCCCCCGCAAGCCCAAAGGCGAGAAGGACCAAGCCGAGCAAAACCTTGCGGTTCATAGCCACTCCTATTAGGGGCGATTTTACCAGCACTCCTCAGGGGCGTCAACCGCATGGGGGCTTGCCTTGCAAAGGTCAGGAGGACGGGTGTATATCTCTCTCCTGATGGGCAAGCGAGGCTTCCTTCGCAGGGAGGCAAGCCCCAAGGAGGTCTTGGAACACTGCCTGCGCCTGGCCCGGGAGGTGGCCCCTCCCACCCCCAAGGGCAAGCGGGCCNCTGCCTGTGCCTGGCCCGGGAGGTGGCCCCACCCACCCCCAAGGGCAAGCGGGCCGCCCCTGGCGCCACGACTACGCCCGCAAGGCGTTCTCCTGACAGGGAAAGAGTTATCTAAGCTGGATCCCTCAAAAAGGCGAACACCTCGGAGGTCACGCCCCGGGCAAAAAGGCGACCTTCCACAAGTTCCCTGAACCACGCCCGTATCACTTCCTGAGGGGGTCCCAATCCTTTTTCCGCCTTGAGGCGGCGGCCACACTCGTCCGCGTAGATCGCGAAAGCCGGTTCCACCGGGGCCAGTTTACCCGGAGGATCGGCACGAACCCCCTTGCGCCCGCACGGGAAGCGCTATGCCCCAACCGCTTCCCAGCATTGCCGTTGCATCGGGAGGAAACAGGCCGTATTGTGTGGCCATGCCGCGCACCGGCCAACGACCTCTCCCCCGCCACATCCTCCGCATCGGCGAGAGGCGGCGGGAGCTCGGCCTCACTCAGGAAGAGCTCGCCCGCATGGCGGGCTTCTCCACAAGCCTCATGGCCAAGATCGAGCGGGGTGCCGTGGACCCCAAGACCCTCTCCGCCCAGTACCTGGTGGGCCTCGCCCGGGCCCTCGGCCTCACCCTCTCCGAGGTCATGGGGGAAGAGGTCCCCGGGGACGACCTGGGCTCCGTCCCCTTCACCCTCCCCGTCTACACCTCCCCCGAGGAGCTGGAGGAAAGCAAGCCCGCTTCCCGGGCCTTCCTCGCTCCGGCTGAGCTTCCCCGGGGGGCGGTGGTGGAGCGCCTGGCCTTCCTGGAGGTCCCGGGGAGGTGGCTCGCCACCCTGGACGTCCCCTTCCCCACCGCCCGGCGGGCCTGGGTCCTCACCGAGCTCAGGCCTCTCCTCCAACCCCAGGCCGTCTACCTGGGGAAGGCCCAGGGCTACGCCGCCTTCTTCCCCCACGAGGCCCTGGAGAGGGATCCTCTGGCCCTCTACCCCCTCCACCCGGACCTCCCCACTCTCTGGCTCGAGGAGGAGCGCCCCGAGGTCCTGGGCCTGGTACGGGGATGGCGGGTGCTATAGAGGCCATGTATTGCCAAAATGGGTGGTGTATGCTAACCTCTAGTTGCGGCTAGCCAACCCTGGGGTGAGCGTGCTAGACTCCAGGGTTAAGGAGGTGAGAGCTCACCTAAGGACGCGTAGCGGTAGGTAAAAGCAGGAAGACCGGGGTTTCCCCCGATCCCTTCACCGCAAGCATCTTGGTACTCTCGAGATCCCCTAATCCGAGGGTACCAAGCGGAAGGGAAAATGTCAACCCGGGTGGAAGCCCCACGGGCCCCAGGGCCGGGGGTAAGCGGCCCAGAAGGCAACCGTGGGAGCGCGAATCGGCTGGACCCATCTGGAATCGCCAAACGGATTCACCCTCATCCCCAACCCCCTGCTCAACAAGCTCTTCGGCAGCGGCTTCTCCGACCGGGAGTTCGCGGTCTTCCTCGCCCTCGCCACCCGCAGGAACCTCCACCACAAGAAGGCCTCCACCAAGGACCTGGCCCTCCTCCTCCGGCGGGACCCCCGCACGGTGGAGAAGGCCCTGCTCGCCCTCTGGGAAAAGGGCCTGGTGGAGCGGGACGCCACGGGGTGGTGGCTTTCCGATGCCCCGCCCGGGCAGGACCTGCAGGCCCCCGTACACGCCGTGCAGACCCCCTTGCAAACTTTGCAAGGCACGGGTGAGGAAAACGCCCTTCAGGACGGGCTTCCCTCGGCGCGGGAAATAAGAGAAAAAGAACTAACCACTGAGGAAAAAAATCCTCCTCATCCTCACGCCCAAGCAGCGGAGGCGGAGGAGGCTGAAGAGGTAGAGGCTGACCGCAAAGCCCCGGAGGAAAGGGCGGTTTCCGCCTCTCCCTCAGAGGGAGGAGAGCGGGCGACCTTCCTGGTTCCTTCGCCGTCTCCGGCCTCCCCTTCCCCTTCTGGATCTTCCCCGGTGCTCGTGAATGAAGGCACGAAGTACCGCCTCCAGGCCCGCCTCAAGGAAGCGGGGCTCTGGGTGGACTTCTACCGGGTCTTCCGCCCGGGCTTCGCCCACGGGGGGCTTTGGCGGGCCTACCTGGAGCGCCTGGAGCGGGAGGCCCTGCCCCTGGGGGAGGCCTTCCTCCAGGCCCTGGACCGCACCCTGAAGGGAGCCCGCCTCGGCGCGGTCCGCTACCCGGCGGCCTACCTGGACCGCCTTCTCCAAGACCTCGCCCCGCCCGAGCGCTCCTCCCCTCCCCCGCCCTCATTGGAAGAGGTGCCTAAGGACGCCCTCCTCCTCCTCCCGGACGGGAGGCGGGGGTACTTCGCCGGGTGGACCGGGGGCGGGGCCAAGGCCTTCGTGGAGGTGGACGGGGTGGCCTACCTGGTGGACCGGGAGAGCGTCCTCCGGGCTCGTGTGCTAGGGTAAGGGGGAATGGTCACGACGCCTCCTTCACCCCCCCTGAGCCGGGTTCCCCCAGGGTTTGGCGCCCACTACGCCGCCGTGGTGATCGTGGAAGGGCAGGTCTTCGTGAAGGAGNNNCTACCGCCTCCGCCTCCCGGACGGGAGCTTCCTCCGCCTGCCTAGGGTCCACCGGGGCCGGCCCATGGCCGAGCTGGTGGGGGCGCGCATCCGGGGCACCTTCTGGCCCCGCACGAACGGCCAGGGCCTTCTGGAGAAGTCCCTTCGCCTTGGTCGGATCGGGGTTACCAGGGGGGACGGGAAGGGACACCCCTTGATGGCCGCCCAGGGCCGCGTGGCCTTCGTGGACCGGGAGGAGGGGAGGTTTGGCCTCGAGGTGCGGCCCAATCCCGGGGGACGCCTCAAGGAGCCCTTCACCCTCACCCTCTGGGCTCCCCTCGCCCTCCTGGAGGAGCTCACCCTGGGGAGCGGGGTTTACGTGGAGGGGGAGGCCCGCCTGAAGACCCGGCGGCTCGTGGCGAAGAAGGTGGAGCCTGCCAGGCTCTGGGACGATCCTTCCTGAAGGAGGGGGTGGTCCCCGCCGGCCTCGAGGCCACGGCAGGGAGGCCGAAAGGCTCTTATCCGGGTGATTTAGAACACACCCGCTGTGGGATTTGACTCACGGCGTGAGGCGGGTTATATTGCTTCCAAGATGAAGAAGACCGTCCTCATTCCCCTCAAGGACTGGGCCCTGGAGCAGGGGCTCTCCTACTCCGGCGCCCTCAAGCAGATCCAGGAGGGGAGACTCAACGCGCGGCGCCTTGGCCGCTACTGGTACGTGGTCAAGGAGGTGGAGGCCCCGGGGGGAGAAGGGGTGGTGCTCACCCTCTTCACCCACGCCGGGGGGGCGGGGAAGACCTCCCTGGCCCGGGACCTGGGGTACGAGATGGCCTCTAGGGGCAAGCGCGTTCTTCTCGTGGACGTGGACCCCCAGGCCAACCTCTCCGCCTGGCTCGGCATCGTGGACGCTCCGGTAGAGGAGACCCTTCTCGGGCTCCTAGAGGGTAAGGGACGCTTCAGGCCGAGGGAGGTGCTTCCGGGGGTTAGCCTCATCCCCGCGCATGTGGAACTTGCCCGGGCCGAGCTTGTCCTCATCCGGGAGCCCTACAAGATGTTCGCCCTGAGGAAAGCCCTGGAAGCCT
The sequence above is a segment of the Thermus thermamylovorans genome. Coding sequences within it:
- a CDS encoding ParA family protein, which encodes MKKTVLIPLKDWALEQGLSYSGALKQIQEGRLNARRLGRYWYVVKEVEAPGGEGVVLTLFTHAGGAGKTSLARDLGYEMASRGKRVLLVDVDPQANLSAWLGIVDAPVEETLLGLLEGKGRFRPREVLPGVSLIPAHVELARAELVLIREPYKMFALRKALEAFRQEYDLILVDSLPSLGSLAGVAGMAGDGLLVPVEASPKGLQALPTVLSVAQDYAEGLASLGMWGGGPFVRALIPNGLEGTVRDREVLAQLEGLGGRIPLAPPLVRRPAVYREAQVQRLPVQAVGGEEVRREMRALGDFLEGILEQVKAELHKEVA
- a CDS encoding helix-turn-helix domain-containing protein, translating into MPRTGQRPLPRHILRIGERRRELGLTQEELARMAGFSTSLMAKIERGAVDPKTLSAQYLVGLARALGLTLSEVMGEEVPGDDLGSVPFTLPVYTSPEELEESKPASRAFLAPAELPRGAVVERLAFLEVPGRWLATLDVPFPTARRAWVLTELRPLLQPQAVYLGKAQGYAAFFPHEALERDPLALYPLHPDLPTLWLEEERPEVLGLVRGWRVL